One window of the Zea mays cultivar B73 chromosome 3, Zm-B73-REFERENCE-NAM-5.0, whole genome shotgun sequence genome contains the following:
- the LOC100278828 gene encoding uncharacterized protein, which translates to MEMALQDAMRVCNPDVNTPFQSIEDAVNRLHMARRCLVSTDHTMTRGPHLLIPRLCMQVVEKLMEGTQCLLTSST; encoded by the exons ATGGAGATGGCGCTGCAGGACGCCATGCGGGTCTGCAATCCGGACGTCAATACGCCCTTCCAGTCCATCGAGGACGCTGTCAACAG GCTGCATATGGCGAGGCGATGTCTAGTCAGCACGGACCATACTATGACTAGAGGACCTCACCTATTGATCCCCAGGCTGTGTATGCAAGTGGTGGAAAAGCTCATGGAAG GTACACAATGTTTGCTAACGTCATCGACTTGA